The Apium graveolens cultivar Ventura chromosome 6, ASM990537v1, whole genome shotgun sequence genome contains a region encoding:
- the LOC141667797 gene encoding large ribosomal subunit protein bL19cz-like, producing the protein MGSTVLPQALCLMSRNPTQCLPPKLGFSVSFRSSFSSSSVLFSSSKLRNRSLFVRAESEASETSESSVAVAENEEGEEVVVVEAEPEIAKRKPIVKLGDIMGILNKQAIEASVSVRPIPDLRTGDIVEIKLEVPENRRRLSIYKGIVISKQNAGVHTTIRIRRIIAGIGVEIVFPIYSPNVKEIKVVKHRKVRRARLYYLRDKLPRLSTFK; encoded by the exons ATGGGATCTACTGTTCTTCCTCAG GCACTATGTTTGATGTCAAGAAACCCTACACAATGTCTCCCCCCAAAACTAGGGTTTTCGGTTTCTTTTCGCTCCTCGTTTTCGAGTTCTAGTGTGTTGTTTAGCTCTTCCAAATTGCGAAACCGTTCTTTGTTTGTTAGAGCTGAATCCGAAGCTTCGGAGACTAGTGAAAGCAGCGTAGCAGTTGCTGAGAATGAGGAAGGTGAAGAGGTTGTTGTTGTTGAAGCGGAACCTGAAATTGCGAAAAGGAAGCCTATTGTCAAACTCGGTGATATAATGGGG ATATTGAATAAGCAAGCTATTGAGGCGTCAGTGAGTGTAAGGCCAATTCCGGACCTAAGAACTGGAGATATCGTGGAAATCAAATTG GAAGTTCCGGAAAATAGAAGGAGGCTGTCTATTTATAAAGGAATTGTGATCTCGAAGCAAAATGCTGGTGTTCACACCACAATTAGGATTAGGAGAATTATTGCAGGGATTGGAGTGGAAATTGTGTTCCCTAT ATATTCCCCGAATGTGAAAGAGATTAAAGTAGTGAAGCACAGGAAAGTCAGAAGGGCTAGGTTGTACTATTTGAGAGACAAGCTTCCAAGACTGTCTACTTTCAAGTGA